A window from Pseudomonas sp. Tri1 encodes these proteins:
- a CDS encoding ABC transporter ATP-binding protein — MSSALSIRQLTKTYGNGFQALSGIDLDVAEGDFFALLGPNGAGKSTTIGILSTLVNKTSGTVNIFGHDLDREPAALKRCIGVVPQEFNFNQFEKTFDIVVTQAGYYGIPPKIANERAEQYLTQLGLWDKRDVPSRSLSGGMKRRLMIARALVHEPRLLILDEPTAGVDIELRRSMWTFLTELNQKGITIILTTHYLEEAEQLCRNIGIIDHGTIVENTSMRQLLSQLHVETFLLDLKNDLQVAPQLIGYPARLVDNRTLEVQVDKAVGITGLFTQLALQHIEVQSLRNKTNRLEELFVSLVEKNLAKVAV, encoded by the coding sequence ATGAGTTCCGCTCTGTCCATCCGGCAGCTAACCAAAACCTACGGCAACGGTTTCCAGGCCTTGAGTGGTATCGATCTGGACGTCGCCGAAGGTGACTTTTTCGCCTTGCTCGGCCCCAATGGTGCCGGCAAATCCACCACCATCGGCATTCTTTCCACCCTGGTGAACAAAACCAGCGGCACGGTGAATATCTTCGGCCATGACCTGGACCGCGAGCCCGCCGCCCTCAAGCGTTGCATTGGCGTAGTGCCCCAGGAGTTCAATTTCAATCAGTTCGAAAAGACCTTCGACATCGTCGTGACCCAGGCGGGCTACTACGGCATCCCGCCGAAGATCGCCAACGAGCGCGCCGAGCAGTACCTGACTCAGTTGGGATTGTGGGACAAGCGTGACGTGCCGTCCCGTTCATTGTCCGGTGGCATGAAGCGTCGGCTGATGATCGCCCGTGCGCTGGTGCACGAGCCGCGCCTGCTGATCCTCGACGAACCGACCGCGGGTGTGGACATCGAGCTGCGTCGTTCAATGTGGACCTTCCTGACTGAATTGAACCAGAAAGGCATCACCATCATCCTCACCACGCACTACCTGGAAGAGGCCGAGCAGCTGTGCCGCAACATCGGCATCATCGACCACGGTACCATCGTCGAGAACACCAGCATGCGGCAGTTGCTCAGCCAGCTGCATGTGGAAACCTTTCTGCTGGACCTGAAAAACGATCTGCAGGTCGCGCCGCAGCTCATCGGCTATCCGGCCCGACTGGTGGACAACCGCACCCTGGAAGTCCAGGTGGACAAAGCCGTCGGCATTACCGGGCTGTTTACCCAACTGGCGTTGCAGCACATTGAAGTGCAGAGCCTGCGCAACAAGACCAATCGCCTCGAGGAGTTGTTCGTGTCCCTGGTGGAGAAAAATCTGGCGAAGGTGGCGGTATGA
- a CDS encoding glutathione S-transferase, whose translation MLKIWGRKNSSNVRKALWCAEELGLAYEAIDAGGAFGVVDTPEYRAKNPNGRVPMIEDDGFVLWESNTIVRYLAARHAAGSAWYPTDLRARATAEKWMDWITSSFAGPFRTVFWGVLRTPAEQQDWPAIKAAIKECEDLLAMVEQALSEQPYLSGDEIGMGDIPLGSFIYAWFEMPIERAARPHLQAWYARLQARTAYRKAVMTALT comes from the coding sequence ATGCTGAAGATCTGGGGCCGGAAAAACTCATCGAATGTGCGCAAGGCACTGTGGTGCGCCGAGGAGCTGGGGTTGGCCTACGAGGCCATCGACGCTGGCGGTGCATTTGGAGTGGTCGATACGCCCGAGTATCGCGCGAAGAACCCCAACGGTCGCGTGCCGATGATCGAAGACGACGGTTTCGTGCTCTGGGAATCCAACACCATCGTGCGCTACCTGGCGGCTCGCCATGCAGCGGGATCGGCCTGGTATCCGACCGACCTCCGGGCTCGGGCCACGGCTGAAAAATGGATGGACTGGATCACGTCGTCCTTTGCCGGACCGTTTCGCACGGTGTTCTGGGGTGTCTTGCGCACCCCGGCCGAGCAGCAGGATTGGCCGGCTATCAAGGCGGCGATCAAGGAGTGCGAAGATTTGCTGGCGATGGTCGAGCAGGCCTTGAGTGAACAGCCTTACCTCTCGGGTGATGAAATCGGCATGGGCGATATCCCCCTCGGCAGTTTCATTTATGCCTGGTTCGAGATGCCCATCGAACGGGCTGCGAGGCCGCATCTACAGGCCTGGTACGCGCGGCTGCAAGCGCGTACGGCTTACCGCAAGGCCGTCATGACCGCGTTAACTTAA
- a CDS encoding transglutaminase family protein has translation MQQYLNPGQFIDSDHPAVIEFSETHRGAGREPLEQAISLYYAVREAVRYNPYTFSRDPATLRGSYALASGESYCVPKATLLAGCARHCDIPARIGLADVRNHLSTPRLLELLKSDVFAMHGYTELYLNDRWVKATPAFNQGLCELFDVAPLEFDGRQDSVFHPFNRQGAKLMEYVTDHGQFVDVPEAFFFEHLEKCYPHLFGDQVPLLLGDMQGDLSHG, from the coding sequence ATGCAGCAATACCTGAACCCCGGCCAGTTCATCGACAGCGATCATCCGGCCGTCATCGAGTTCAGCGAAACCCATCGCGGCGCAGGCCGCGAGCCGCTCGAGCAAGCCATCAGCCTTTATTACGCGGTGCGCGAGGCCGTGCGGTACAACCCTTACACCTTCAGTCGCGACCCGGCGACCCTGCGCGGCAGCTACGCGCTGGCGTCAGGCGAAAGTTATTGCGTGCCCAAGGCCACCTTGCTGGCTGGCTGCGCCCGGCATTGCGACATTCCGGCACGCATCGGCCTGGCGGACGTACGCAATCACCTGTCCACGCCGCGCCTGCTGGAATTGCTCAAGAGCGATGTGTTCGCCATGCATGGTTATACCGAGCTGTACCTGAACGACCGCTGGGTCAAAGCCACTCCGGCGTTCAACCAGGGCCTGTGTGAGTTGTTCGATGTGGCACCGCTGGAGTTCGACGGTCGCCAGGACAGTGTTTTCCATCCGTTCAACCGTCAAGGCGCCAAGCTGATGGAGTACGTCACCGACCACGGCCAGTTCGTCGATGTGCCCGAAGCGTTCTTCTTCGAGCACCTGGAAAAATGCTATCCGCACCTGTTCGGCGATCAAGTGCCGCTCCTGCTGGGGGACATGCAGGGCGATTTGAGTCACGGCTGA
- a CDS encoding acyl-CoA dehydrogenase produces the protein MLLLWILVLVVGIAWLAHRRTAPLPALGIVAVYLLAMGIFSHAPGWLMLILWVVLAAVAAPLLLPDLRRRYFSAPMFDWFQKTLPPMSQTERDAIDAGTVWWDGELFSGRPDWDTLLAYPKVQLTEEEQAFLDGPTEDLCAMVSDWQIGQAMDLPPQAWAHIKEHGFFALIIPKEYGGKGFSAYAHSQVAMKLATRSGDLASTVMVPNSLGPAELLLHYGTDEQRDHYLPRLARGDDIPCFALTGPLAGSDAGAMPDTGIICKGEWEGQETLGLRLNWEKRYITLGPVATLLGLAFKAYDPDHLLGDEEDLGISLALIPTDTPGVHIGRRHLPLGAAFMNGPNWGKDVFIPLDFLIGGQAMLGKGWMMLMNCLSVGRSISLPAVGTGAAKFTSLVTGQYAQVREQFNVPLSAFEGIQEAMARIGGNAWLMDAARMLTANAVDLGEKPSVLSAILKYHLTERGRECISHAMDVHGGKGIIMGPNNYLGRSWQGAPIFITVEGANILSRNLMIFGQGAIRCHPFVLKEMALASREDKDQALVEFDGLLLKHIGFAVSNAASTLVLNLGLGHFERAPGNTLSQGYFRALNRQAAAFALLADLSMMLLGGELKRRERLSARLGDVLSNLYLASAALKRYHDLDSPDHMAPLFTWAMEESLGQSERALDELLQNFPNRVLGCLLRLVVFPFGRRHKGPSDRLDAEVAAVIGRAKGDPTLEELLRGCYRPQSVDDPVGALQHATDLLAAAHPLHKKLHGALKQGQLNPAPGEPLIDAALESGVLQAGEAQTLRAAEAARRKVIDVDDFDKEELTLAQDKVR, from the coding sequence ATGCTGTTGTTGTGGATACTGGTTCTGGTCGTCGGGATCGCCTGGCTGGCGCATCGGCGCACCGCCCCGCTGCCGGCGCTGGGTATCGTCGCGGTCTATCTGCTGGCCATGGGTATTTTCAGCCACGCCCCCGGCTGGCTGATGCTGATCCTCTGGGTCGTGCTTGCCGCCGTGGCGGCCCCGCTGCTGCTGCCAGACCTGCGCCGCCGATATTTCAGCGCGCCGATGTTCGACTGGTTTCAGAAAACCCTGCCGCCCATGTCCCAGACCGAGCGTGACGCCATCGACGCCGGCACGGTTTGGTGGGACGGTGAACTGTTCAGCGGCCGCCCGGATTGGGACACGTTGCTGGCCTACCCCAAGGTGCAACTGACCGAGGAAGAGCAGGCGTTCCTCGACGGCCCCACCGAAGATCTCTGCGCCATGGTCAGCGACTGGCAGATCGGCCAGGCCATGGACTTGCCACCTCAAGCCTGGGCGCACATCAAGGAGCACGGTTTCTTCGCGCTGATCATTCCTAAGGAATACGGCGGCAAAGGCTTTTCCGCTTACGCCCATTCCCAGGTGGCGATGAAGCTGGCCACCCGCAGCGGCGACCTGGCCTCCACGGTGATGGTCCCCAACTCCCTCGGCCCGGCGGAACTGTTGCTGCATTACGGCACCGATGAACAACGCGACCATTACCTGCCCCGACTGGCCCGTGGCGACGATATTCCCTGCTTCGCCCTGACCGGGCCGCTGGCCGGCTCCGACGCCGGGGCGATGCCCGACACGGGCATCATCTGCAAGGGTGAATGGGAAGGCCAGGAAACCCTCGGCCTGCGCCTGAACTGGGAAAAGCGCTACATCACCCTCGGCCCGGTAGCCACCCTCCTCGGCCTGGCCTTCAAGGCTTATGACCCCGACCATCTGCTGGGGGATGAAGAAGACCTGGGCATCAGCCTGGCCTTGATTCCCACCGACACCCCTGGCGTGCATATCGGCCGCCGTCACCTGCCCCTCGGCGCCGCGTTCATGAACGGACCGAACTGGGGCAAGGACGTGTTCATCCCGCTGGATTTCCTCATCGGCGGCCAGGCGATGCTCGGCAAGGGCTGGATGATGTTGATGAATTGCCTGTCGGTCGGCCGCTCGATTTCCCTGCCGGCGGTGGGCACCGGCGCGGCGAAGTTCACCAGCCTGGTGACAGGCCAGTACGCCCAGGTACGCGAGCAGTTCAACGTGCCGCTATCGGCCTTCGAAGGCATCCAGGAAGCCATGGCGCGTATCGGCGGCAATGCCTGGTTGATGGACGCTGCACGCATGCTGACCGCCAACGCGGTGGACCTGGGAGAAAAACCCTCGGTGCTGTCGGCGATCCTCAAGTACCACCTGACCGAACGTGGCCGCGAATGCATCAGCCACGCCATGGACGTGCATGGCGGCAAAGGCATCATCATGGGCCCCAACAATTACCTGGGGCGCAGTTGGCAAGGCGCACCAATCTTCATCACCGTGGAAGGCGCGAACATCTTGTCGCGCAACCTGATGATCTTCGGCCAGGGTGCGATCCGCTGCCATCCGTTCGTGCTCAAGGAAATGGCCCTGGCATCCCGTGAAGACAAAGACCAGGCGCTGGTCGAGTTCGACGGTCTGCTGCTCAAGCACATCGGTTTCGCCGTAAGCAATGCCGCCAGCACCTTGGTGCTGAACCTGGGACTGGGGCATTTTGAAAGAGCCCCCGGCAACACCTTGAGCCAGGGCTATTTCCGCGCCCTCAACCGGCAGGCGGCAGCATTCGCCCTGCTGGCGGACCTGAGCATGATGCTACTGGGTGGCGAGCTCAAACGCCGCGAACGCTTGTCGGCACGCCTGGGCGACGTTTTGAGCAACCTGTATCTGGCGTCCGCCGCGCTCAAGCGCTATCACGACCTCGATTCGCCGGATCACATGGCGCCGCTGTTCACTTGGGCCATGGAAGAAAGCCTGGGCCAATCGGAGCGCGCGCTGGACGAACTGTTGCAGAACTTCCCGAACCGGGTGCTGGGTTGCCTGTTGCGATTGGTGGTGTTCCCCTTCGGTCGCCGTCACAAGGGCCCGAGCGACAGGCTGGACGCCGAAGTGGCCGCCGTGATTGGCCGAGCCAAGGGTGATCCAACCCTCGAAGAGTTGCTGCGGGGCTGCTATCGCCCGCAATCGGTCGATGATCCGGTGGGCGCCCTGCAACATGCCACCGACCTGCTGGCCGCCGCCCATCCGTTGCACAAGAAACTGCACGGTGCGCTCAAACAGGGCCAGCTCAATCCGGCGCCAGGCGAACCCCTCATCGACGCGGCCCTGGAATCGGGTGTGCTGCAAGCCGGTGAAGCTCAGACCTTGCGCGCGGCCGAGGCGGCTCGGCGCAAGGTCATCGACGTGGATGACTTCGATAAGGAAGAGTTGACGCTGGCGCAAGACAAGGTCCGTTGA
- a CDS encoding PA2817 family protein — protein sequence MSNVVADHLVLLDHLRSILVAVGEAEQVPEESHALFLERFDELRAQLPVDPIESQYLGQDLLCQVIVRYPQIAHLVPRDLLWYFAGDCLHYMPDEEIALYQALEERRFEAEQNDEPFDWNQEKQLLAMSDQDSKH from the coding sequence GTGTCCAATGTCGTTGCCGATCACCTTGTCTTGCTTGACCACTTGCGTAGCATCCTGGTCGCCGTGGGTGAGGCCGAACAGGTTCCCGAAGAAAGCCATGCCCTGTTTCTGGAGCGCTTCGACGAATTGCGCGCGCAGTTGCCTGTCGATCCTATCGAAAGCCAGTACCTGGGCCAGGACCTCCTGTGCCAGGTGATCGTCCGTTATCCACAGATCGCTCACCTGGTGCCTCGCGATCTGCTCTGGTATTTCGCCGGTGACTGCCTGCACTACATGCCCGACGAAGAAATCGCCCTGTACCAGGCCTTGGAAGAACGTCGTTTCGAAGCCGAACAAAACGATGAGCCCTTTGACTGGAACCAGGAAAAGCAATTGCTGGCGATGTCGGATCAGGACAGCAAGCACTGA
- a CDS encoding LysR family transcriptional regulator yields the protein MSTNLPLPLLAEMAIFVKVVETGSFSEAARQSGSSPSAVSRSISRLEKALATRLLQRTTRKLRLSDGGEEVFKRCQEMVAAARSVMEISGQFTQDAEGRIRVSVPKAVGRFVIHPHMPEFLRRYPKIDVELFLEDRQVDLIDDHVDLAIRITDQPSAGLVGRQLLTIDHLLCATPQYLAEHGVPEHPHDLLEHSCIYLGETPNDARWKFKKGTKSVTVGVRGRYAANHTGVRLGAVLQHIGIGSLPYFTARYALEQGLIVQVLADWTFLASYHGGLWLLHSPTRYLPPKLRVFIDYLVECLEKEPTLHTVGEGSRASKDAAHYKLSESDGLF from the coding sequence ATGAGCACAAATCTACCGCTGCCATTGCTCGCCGAAATGGCTATTTTCGTCAAGGTCGTGGAGACCGGTAGCTTCTCCGAAGCGGCCCGCCAGTCAGGTTCATCGCCGTCTGCTGTCAGCCGTAGTATCTCCCGTCTCGAAAAAGCCTTGGCGACTCGCTTGTTGCAACGCACCACGCGTAAGTTGCGCTTGAGCGATGGCGGTGAGGAGGTCTTCAAGCGTTGCCAGGAAATGGTTGCCGCTGCTCGGTCGGTGATGGAAATCAGCGGCCAATTTACCCAGGACGCCGAGGGGCGGATTCGGGTCAGCGTGCCCAAGGCGGTGGGGCGTTTCGTGATTCATCCCCATATGCCCGAATTCCTGCGCCGTTACCCCAAGATCGATGTGGAGTTGTTTCTGGAAGATCGGCAGGTCGACCTGATCGACGATCACGTCGACCTGGCCATCCGGATCACTGACCAACCCTCGGCCGGGCTGGTGGGGCGTCAGTTGTTGACCATCGATCACCTGCTCTGCGCCACGCCGCAATACCTGGCTGAACACGGCGTTCCCGAACATCCCCACGACTTGCTGGAGCACAGCTGCATTTATCTGGGGGAAACGCCCAATGACGCTCGTTGGAAATTCAAGAAGGGCACCAAGTCGGTCACCGTTGGCGTGCGTGGACGTTATGCGGCCAATCACACGGGCGTACGGCTGGGCGCGGTTTTGCAGCACATTGGCATTGGTAGCCTGCCGTACTTCACGGCTCGATATGCCCTGGAGCAGGGGTTGATCGTGCAAGTGCTGGCCGACTGGACGTTCCTGGCTTCCTACCACGGTGGCTTGTGGTTGCTGCACTCGCCGACCCGATACCTGCCGCCGAAGTTGCGGGTGTTCATTGATTATCTGGTGGAATGCCTGGAGAAGGAGCCAACCTTGCACACGGTGGGCGAGGGGAGTCGTGCCAGCAAGGATGCGGCGCACTATAAACTGTCAGAGAGTGATGGGTTGTTTTGA
- a CDS encoding alanyl-tRNA editing protein: MTLRLFFHSDDLRANVEVLDCTPWENEFAVVLRATLFHPQGGGQPFDTGWIGESQVLRVVQDGQRIIHHVDRPVALGMTSIRVDEQRRQLNSRLHSAGHLIGHFAETQGWVPIKAHHWPGESRVQFKPGEDPQELDTSIIQQGIDEWIAQDLPRLIALREGSREVGFGELAAYGCGGTHVRCLQELGTVTIASLSQKKGTLSVHYHVD, encoded by the coding sequence ATGACACTTCGCCTCTTTTTTCATAGCGATGACCTCAGGGCCAACGTCGAAGTCCTGGATTGCACCCCCTGGGAAAACGAATTTGCCGTGGTACTGCGTGCGACGCTGTTTCACCCCCAGGGCGGCGGCCAACCTTTCGATACCGGCTGGATCGGTGAAAGCCAAGTGTTGCGTGTCGTGCAGGACGGACAACGGATCATTCACCATGTCGACCGCCCGGTGGCCTTGGGCATGACCTCGATCCGCGTGGATGAGCAGCGACGACAGCTCAATTCACGGCTTCATTCGGCCGGGCACTTGATCGGCCATTTCGCTGAAACTCAAGGCTGGGTGCCGATCAAGGCCCACCACTGGCCCGGCGAAAGCCGTGTGCAGTTCAAACCTGGGGAAGATCCTCAGGAGCTCGACACGTCGATCATCCAGCAAGGCATCGATGAGTGGATCGCCCAAGATCTGCCGCGCTTGATTGCATTACGCGAAGGCTCGCGCGAAGTCGGCTTTGGCGAGCTGGCCGCCTATGGCTGTGGCGGCACCCACGTGCGATGCCTACAGGAGCTGGGCACGGTCACTATCGCCTCGCTTTCTCAGAAAAAAGGAACGTTATCGGTTCACTACCACGTGGACTGA
- a CDS encoding type II and III secretion system protein family protein, which yields MTHRTVPVLKQFIHGLFWMGLGLDAAQAAAANCSQLDSLPATFEVGQGLQSELRILAPVTKLAVGDPKIADVQPSGSDAFILTGLTPGATSLMVWTDCSKIPRQSMVFVKGRATEALTSAASIPSEDPMLLAQVQTDIRFVEVSRTKLKEASTSIFGSRGNFQFGAPRTLPSIGGIVRPSLPVNNDMFNLSFATGKTLLMINALEGSGFAYTLARPSLVALSGQSASFLAGGEVPIPVPSAGSDNVSIEYKEFGIRLTLTPTVIGKNRIALKVAPEVSELDFTNAVNIAGTLVPALTVRRTDTSIALADGESFVISGLISTRNSSQVNKFPGLGDVPILGAFFRDNSINREERELLMIVTPHLVQPLAADVQLPTLPGEQLRNYDPSFSRMYFLEHGEFDNRSGLSQ from the coding sequence ATGACCCATCGTACCGTGCCCGTTTTAAAACAATTCATTCATGGCCTGTTCTGGATGGGCCTTGGTCTGGACGCAGCGCAGGCCGCAGCGGCAAATTGTTCACAGTTGGACAGTTTGCCGGCAACCTTCGAGGTCGGCCAAGGACTCCAGAGCGAGCTGCGCATCCTCGCCCCCGTGACCAAATTGGCAGTCGGTGACCCGAAAATTGCCGATGTACAGCCCAGCGGCAGCGATGCCTTCATTCTTACGGGCCTGACGCCCGGCGCCACCAGCCTGATGGTCTGGACGGACTGTTCGAAGATACCCCGCCAGAGCATGGTCTTTGTCAAAGGCCGGGCGACTGAGGCGTTGACCAGTGCAGCGAGCATCCCTTCCGAAGATCCGATGCTGCTCGCCCAGGTGCAGACCGACATCCGTTTCGTCGAGGTCAGCCGGACCAAACTCAAGGAAGCCTCGACATCGATTTTCGGCAGCCGTGGCAATTTCCAGTTCGGCGCGCCGAGGACCTTGCCCTCAATCGGCGGCATTGTCCGGCCTTCATTGCCGGTCAACAACGACATGTTCAACCTGTCTTTCGCCACCGGTAAAACCCTGTTGATGATCAATGCACTGGAAGGCAGCGGTTTCGCCTATACCCTGGCGCGTCCCAGCCTGGTGGCCCTCAGCGGGCAGAGCGCCAGTTTCCTGGCCGGCGGGGAGGTGCCGATTCCGGTGCCCAGTGCCGGCAGCGACAACGTGTCCATCGAGTACAAAGAGTTCGGCATCCGCCTGACCCTGACGCCCACCGTGATCGGGAAAAACCGCATCGCGCTGAAGGTGGCACCGGAAGTCAGCGAGCTGGACTTTACCAACGCCGTGAACATCGCCGGGACACTGGTTCCGGCGCTCACGGTACGTCGTACCGATACCAGCATTGCCTTGGCCGACGGTGAAAGCTTCGTCATCAGCGGCCTGATCAGCACACGCAACAGCTCCCAGGTGAACAAGTTTCCAGGGCTGGGCGATGTGCCGATTCTCGGCGCGTTCTTTCGCGACAACTCTATCAATCGCGAAGAACGCGAGCTGCTGATGATCGTCACGCCGCACCTGGTCCAACCGTTGGCCGCCGACGTGCAACTGCCGACGTTGCCGGGCGAACAACTGCGCAACTACGACCCGAGTTTCTCCCGCATGTACTTCCTTGAACATGGCGAGTTCGACAATCGCAGCGGGCTTTCCCAATGA
- a CDS encoding tetratricopeptide repeat protein — MKAVIAIAAALVLTGCASNGVASRTASCPKAGADQELALNMADDMANEGRLYASLANLERLPEDLVQVRLRKARVLRLMGRNEAEPLYQSLLGTCLAADGEHGLGQLAAARNDNTTAIEHLERAMKMTPTEGKIRNDLGVVYLNQRRISEARFEFMTAMELQQSDTLAALNMVTLLIYQDNWKQAAELANMAKLSPQQVADAQARAEKIRGSANNAVTSPANRLTEVVDASSGAVK; from the coding sequence ATGAAAGCAGTGATCGCGATAGCGGCAGCGTTGGTGCTCACCGGCTGCGCCAGCAATGGCGTGGCTTCACGTACAGCCAGTTGCCCCAAAGCCGGGGCCGATCAGGAACTGGCCCTGAACATGGCCGATGACATGGCCAATGAGGGCCGTTTGTACGCCAGTCTGGCGAACCTCGAACGCTTGCCCGAAGACTTGGTCCAGGTCCGTCTGCGCAAGGCTCGGGTACTGCGCCTGATGGGGCGTAATGAAGCCGAGCCTTTGTACCAAAGCCTGCTCGGGACCTGCCTGGCCGCTGACGGGGAACATGGGCTGGGCCAGTTGGCCGCCGCCAGGAATGACAATACGACTGCCATCGAACACCTGGAGCGGGCCATGAAAATGACCCCGACCGAAGGGAAGATTCGCAATGACCTGGGGGTTGTCTACCTCAATCAACGACGTATTTCAGAAGCCCGCTTCGAGTTCATGACCGCCATGGAACTCCAGCAGTCAGACACGTTGGCAGCGCTCAACATGGTGACCCTGCTGATCTACCAGGACAACTGGAAGCAGGCCGCCGAGCTCGCGAACATGGCCAAGCTGAGCCCTCAGCAAGTAGCAGATGCCCAAGCCCGTGCAGAAAAAATCAGGGGCTCGGCCAATAACGCAGTGACGTCACCAGCGAACCGTCTGACCGAGGTCGTCGATGCCTCATCCGGCGCGGTCAAGTAG
- a CDS encoding DUF3613 domain-containing protein, which produces MKTKQLMIVCMLGLSTSVWAIEPGPSSAAQQGTESWMQLQIRGAVASTNLQTASATERELAMQRWLNSFTYPIPEFFDQDSGGEITSSK; this is translated from the coding sequence ATGAAAACCAAACAGTTGATGATCGTGTGCATGCTAGGCCTTTCCACCTCCGTCTGGGCGATTGAACCAGGCCCCTCTTCGGCAGCCCAACAAGGCACCGAGAGCTGGATGCAACTGCAGATTCGCGGCGCGGTTGCCTCCACCAACCTGCAAACCGCCTCGGCCACCGAACGCGAGCTGGCCATGCAACGCTGGCTCAACAGCTTTACCTACCCGATCCCGGAATTCTTTGACCAGGACTCGGGAGGAGAAATCACCAGTAGCAAATGA
- a CDS encoding type II secretion system F family protein, whose amino-acid sequence MDFLLGLFSRFTGSEELARLLFIAAVGLSTVLAAVAVLLLLMGLQDPVQRRLALIKRGYSGSSAGQEAPGNLQLLLERVGQRFASADPTRTSATQTLLTHAGYRSTSAVQVYWAVRLMLPLSLLGVALLLLPMIKVNAVIVLLALTLVVGIGWLLPALYVGKRKQARQTRLRAAFPDALDLMVVCVESGLALPTTIERVAEEMSVSQVELAEELALVNAQIRAGITSTEALRQLAVRTGLEDIQGLVSLLAQSIRFGTSVADTLRIYADEFRDRRTQAAEEMGAKIGTKLIFPLIFCLWPSFFLVAIGPAMIGVFRAFGNM is encoded by the coding sequence ATGGATTTTTTGCTTGGGTTATTCAGTCGGTTTACCGGGAGCGAGGAGCTGGCGCGGCTGTTGTTCATCGCCGCGGTCGGTCTCAGTACGGTACTGGCGGCGGTCGCTGTGCTTCTGCTGCTGATGGGCCTGCAGGATCCGGTGCAACGGCGACTGGCGCTGATCAAACGGGGGTATTCCGGCAGTTCGGCGGGGCAAGAGGCGCCGGGAAACCTGCAACTGTTGCTGGAGCGCGTCGGCCAGCGTTTTGCCTCGGCCGATCCGACCCGTACGTCCGCCACCCAGACCCTGCTGACACACGCTGGCTACCGTTCTACTTCGGCGGTGCAGGTCTACTGGGCCGTGCGCTTGATGCTCCCGTTGTCGCTGCTCGGCGTTGCGCTCCTGCTGTTACCGATGATCAAGGTTAATGCGGTCATCGTTCTGCTGGCGCTCACCTTGGTGGTCGGTATCGGATGGTTGCTGCCGGCGCTGTATGTCGGCAAGCGCAAACAGGCTCGACAAACCCGGTTGCGGGCGGCGTTTCCGGATGCGTTGGACCTGATGGTGGTGTGCGTCGAATCGGGCCTGGCCCTGCCGACGACCATCGAACGGGTGGCTGAAGAAATGTCGGTCAGCCAGGTGGAGCTGGCCGAAGAACTGGCCCTGGTCAATGCGCAGATCCGTGCGGGCATCACCAGTACCGAGGCGCTCAGGCAACTGGCCGTGCGTACCGGGTTGGAGGATATTCAGGGGCTGGTCAGCCTGTTGGCGCAGAGCATTCGTTTCGGCACCAGCGTCGCCGACACCTTGCGCATCTATGCCGACGAATTTCGTGACCGGCGTACCCAGGCCGCCGAAGAAATGGGCGCGAAAATAGGCACCAAGCTGATCTTCCCGCTGATCTTCTGCCTGTGGCCGAGCTTCTTCCTGGTCGCCATCGGCCCTGCCATGATCGGCGTGTTCAGGGCCTTCGGGAATATGTAG